A genomic region of uncultured Paludibaculum sp. contains the following coding sequences:
- a CDS encoding PadR family transcriptional regulator translates to MAKSATPTLLQGTLDLLILHALQRGAMHGYAIAQTIHLLSDEVLKVEEGSLYPALYRLELDGSISAQWGLSENNRKAKFYSITKRGAKLLVEQQETWSRLSDAVQKVLAR, encoded by the coding sequence ATGGCCAAATCCGCAACACCGACACTCCTCCAAGGCACGCTCGACCTGCTCATCCTCCACGCCCTCCAGCGCGGAGCCATGCACGGCTACGCCATTGCCCAGACCATCCACCTGCTCTCTGACGAGGTCTTGAAGGTGGAGGAAGGCTCGCTCTACCCGGCCCTCTACCGCCTGGAGCTGGACGGCTCCATCAGCGCCCAGTGGGGGCTCTCGGAGAACAACCGCAAAGCGAAGTTCTACTCAATCACCAAACGGGGCGCCAAGCTCCTGGTTGAGCAACAGGAGACCTGGAGCCGCCTTTCCGACGCGGTTCAGAAAGTACTCGCGAGATAG
- a CDS encoding ABC transporter permease, which translates to MRRFFLKLLRRRTLHQDLEAELAFHREMSQAHANPIPLGRIETIQEQALDQWRFTFFENLGRDLVYALRGLRRSPGFVCSALLSLALGIGVNTAIFSLAVEFLFSEPSVTDAGSLAAIRFGGNSHADRDTFEFLQSSGLFQSVAGENEETFVNWNDGTETRRLFAVQASRNYFTALGIPMALGRGWNESDPSEVTVLRYDFWRKNLQADPSILGRAISLEGKAYTVVGVLPENHRTLIGFGYAPDIYLPAIRREVVLAVYARLKPGMTRGEARAGLDTLSVRIDSAVPHPYKFAHHTQLSPIAGFARLQEEPQLQTIGIFFAMLLVVVGLVLLIACVNVANLLLARASNRRQEIAIRLSLGASRSRLLQQLLAESLVLSTLGAGLGLVLAQLTASLLARIQLPLPLPLKLQIELDWRVTIYAALLGGVATLVCGLLPAWQSVRESLSTGVRRERRLRLRRFLVAAQVSISVVVLTTGFLFLRNLLSSTSISPGFDLHQTVRAEVFLPPASYDQPERKEEFIRQALRELRALPGIQSAAAAGLVPFTDMMRMGFDVTLPDTREKKHVEFSWNQVSTEYFQAMQIPVLQGRPFTDADRTGEPVAIVNQTFAQRYLGPGPAVGRVVTWRKGRLGPAPTGDAPKWQEEDSPHRIVGVVADTKTITIGEDPSPQLYEALSQTGNTRPRLQFVLRSATPPATQLRAVRDVLRRLEPTAGLEVATLYSSIGLAFLPSQVGAGLLGAVGLLGLLLAAIGLYGVMSFSVARRTREIGIRVAVGANPRAISGMVLRDSIQLIAWGSFIGLTIALFVTKPLTMFLVPGLRPNDPLTYLAVIVVLAVTGVLATLEPVRRALTIDPATSLRYE; encoded by the coding sequence ATGCGCCGTTTCTTCCTCAAACTGCTGCGCCGCCGCACGCTCCACCAGGACCTCGAAGCTGAGCTTGCCTTCCATCGGGAGATGAGCCAGGCCCACGCCAACCCGATCCCCCTGGGCCGCATCGAAACCATCCAGGAGCAGGCTCTCGACCAATGGCGCTTCACGTTCTTCGAAAACCTCGGCCGCGATCTCGTCTACGCGCTGCGCGGCCTGCGCCGCAGCCCGGGCTTCGTGTGCAGCGCCCTGCTCTCTCTGGCCCTGGGCATCGGCGTGAACACCGCCATCTTCTCGTTGGCCGTCGAGTTCCTGTTCAGTGAACCGTCCGTGACGGACGCCGGCTCCCTGGCCGCTATCCGTTTTGGCGGCAACAGCCACGCCGATCGCGACACCTTCGAGTTTCTCCAGAGCAGCGGGCTTTTCCAGTCGGTGGCAGGTGAGAACGAGGAGACCTTCGTCAACTGGAACGACGGGACGGAAACCCGCCGCCTCTTCGCCGTCCAGGCAAGCCGCAACTACTTCACGGCGCTCGGCATCCCCATGGCTCTTGGGCGCGGCTGGAATGAATCGGACCCGTCGGAAGTAACTGTGCTCCGCTACGACTTCTGGCGCAAGAACCTGCAGGCGGATCCTTCCATCCTCGGCCGCGCCATCAGCCTGGAAGGCAAGGCCTACACAGTGGTCGGCGTCCTGCCGGAGAATCACCGGACGCTGATCGGCTTCGGCTACGCCCCCGACATCTACCTGCCGGCCATCCGCCGCGAAGTGGTCCTGGCCGTCTATGCGCGCCTCAAGCCCGGCATGACGCGGGGCGAAGCTCGAGCGGGCCTGGACACCCTCTCGGTTCGAATCGACTCGGCGGTGCCCCACCCCTACAAGTTCGCCCATCACACCCAACTCTCGCCCATCGCCGGCTTCGCTCGCCTCCAGGAAGAACCGCAACTGCAGACCATCGGCATCTTCTTCGCCATGCTGCTGGTAGTGGTGGGACTCGTTCTGCTCATCGCCTGCGTGAATGTCGCCAATCTGTTGCTGGCGCGTGCCTCGAACCGTCGCCAGGAGATTGCGATCCGCCTCTCGCTCGGCGCTTCCCGTTCGCGCCTGCTGCAGCAACTCCTGGCGGAGAGTCTCGTTTTGTCGACGCTCGGTGCCGGACTCGGCCTGGTGCTGGCACAGCTCACCGCCAGCCTGCTGGCCAGAATTCAACTACCGCTACCGCTGCCCCTGAAACTCCAGATCGAACTCGACTGGCGCGTCACCATCTACGCGGCTCTGTTGGGCGGCGTGGCCACACTGGTGTGCGGACTTCTGCCCGCCTGGCAATCCGTGCGCGAGTCGCTCTCCACCGGAGTTCGCCGCGAACGCCGTCTGCGCCTGCGCCGCTTCCTGGTTGCGGCCCAGGTCTCCATCTCCGTCGTGGTCCTCACCACCGGCTTCCTCTTCCTCCGGAACCTGCTGAGTTCTACCTCAATCAGCCCCGGTTTCGACCTGCACCAGACCGTGCGCGCCGAGGTCTTTCTTCCACCGGCCAGCTACGACCAGCCGGAGCGCAAGGAGGAGTTTATCCGTCAGGCTCTGCGCGAGCTCCGCGCCCTGCCTGGTATTCAGTCCGCCGCGGCCGCCGGACTGGTGCCGTTCACCGACATGATGCGCATGGGCTTCGACGTCACTTTGCCCGATACCCGCGAAAAGAAGCACGTCGAGTTCTCCTGGAACCAGGTCTCTACCGAGTACTTCCAGGCCATGCAGATCCCCGTGCTGCAGGGTCGGCCATTCACTGACGCCGACCGGACCGGCGAGCCGGTCGCCATCGTCAATCAGACGTTCGCCCAGCGCTACCTCGGCCCCGGACCCGCCGTCGGCCGAGTTGTGACCTGGCGCAAAGGCCGACTCGGACCCGCCCCCACCGGAGACGCACCGAAATGGCAGGAGGAAGACAGCCCCCACCGCATCGTCGGCGTCGTCGCTGATACCAAGACCATCACCATTGGCGAAGATCCTTCGCCTCAGCTCTACGAAGCCCTTTCACAAACGGGAAACACGCGGCCTCGTCTGCAATTCGTCCTTCGCTCCGCCACGCCGCCAGCCACTCAACTGCGCGCGGTCCGCGACGTCCTGCGCCGCCTCGAACCCACCGCCGGCCTGGAAGTCGCCACCCTCTACTCCAGCATCGGTCTCGCGTTTCTGCCCAGCCAGGTGGGCGCGGGCCTTCTCGGCGCCGTGGGCCTGCTGGGGCTCCTGCTCGCCGCCATCGGACTCTATGGAGTGATGTCCTTCTCCGTCGCCCGCCGTACGCGTGAGATCGGCATCCGCGTTGCCGTCGGCGCAAATCCGCGTGCCATCTCGGGCATGGTTCTGAGAGACTCCATTCAGCTCATCGCCTGGGGTTCGTTCATCGGCCTGACCATCGCCCTATTCGTCACCAAGCCGTTGACCATGTTCCTGGTCCCGGGCCTGCGGCCCAACGATCCGCTGACATATCTGGCCGTCATCGTGGTCCTGGCGGTCACCGGAGTGCTCGCCACACTGGAACCAGTCCGCCGTGCCCTCACCATCGATCCGGCGACGTCACTGCGCTATGAGTGA